One segment of Drosophila ananassae strain 14024-0371.13 chromosome 3R, ASM1763931v2, whole genome shotgun sequence DNA contains the following:
- the LOC6498066 gene encoding uncharacterized protein LOC6498066 isoform X2 — protein sequence MDIALRGTASTTGTGTGTGLHHAVSLGNIEVSAKSTYSSHIDRSYDSEDEHTSRRRLRHTLSTELQPRTSVYSRGDIREQYCLTDRQLHSIEQRPRRERFFGCLSRRGQTQSGSFLGGCVGRRVPSDENLAAYAPFEKYPRYQNNYTDTHDMDSSYFRRQPASILSTGKSSDTDSGGRYSWIGQQQQQQQQQQQQVQMQQSNNNTDYQTDHRATCCTAPLESFYQDVLLRNYYVELCAPPNPTPPTSHTNQIANLNVCSYHCPTYATMPTTHHHHHPHHQQPGSSVRTKHVSFARSHTLTSFDNVNAGFRSSGRLKSANSQERLIGGKKPIIATGSMYETLQPTMPNPQQQTLPPQSSTLPKTWLPPPVQLQPCHHHPIHLHQPIPDNMVGLIIPQPLPLAMPLPLPSPEVLIVEKKFRNAMKTQATQTDVAARRQEGYNTQVLALSPRPPHRIKVVSQGAQTNGLQNGKKLTKSLSEIPNGKDVQSYHYPQSSMYPHEMIYRTQSQDVVPLQTLSDAQNNIMYYKPPPPLLDAHSYGLGMEHLSRGRPSPSVENVEYVNVNAAAVALNESFDYESNSLPRRACTSHVRTETDYYSNSLPRKPENLHTHDVCKHITECSELINDTVPLDFTQSHLLPPPSEYCKNDDDVDVEYYDDDEDPPHETESYSSEVCIEQVAAQNRRMSMLPQMIDSPFRRDDIRRQSMPVYGQTEKLIDGFGPRSSFRRRDKVSCFADEPPQAPSRDEQEIFIDFKPHISPKPSPKLQLKHRKQHKAEIAMKKMQQQRMAQAAALTLPKPKPQPVEVEVRKVEHEPSEDDEEEEDVEDEPEEEEEDDEEEEEKLDPDHPEDEEPLYENITPSCGCKIEPIQADIQDIQDKRSQFRKRSVSLDDDYAASTALTSGSTPGLRLPSTPASPCREELLANVSTYPSSDSLANDNTRDHSDGIWNESQVTVLTAEQRDISDGSYSSNLLLTPSSKRKNLLLQHQQRSSVDTDALDFEEQSPTYGLQTLPKIIKTSTPTTSRPASTQPLIPPPAIAVTPSSNQLPESSISSPLPKRIMVARGSVPDARQLIFMGGAAKQRHSDASFLPMGGMDYARSADISECSTNTDEYATCTDNSKRTPVSTQSSQLEKTHAGSSFESASSLYSMREDLLQHDEKDKDKDKEKQVAPAMTQLKSPMGSVAELTKKSPSHSISSTTSSGSCPVSGVATKSPAKDGQPQTAVSSSGTSQTKVSTAESAPPAAGKPKPDSISEDERSEVRYSSSGYYESPHDEDDEEQVTRSKARRLRQEDERKRRKTSMKLDIEKENMRALTSPIKKPATQSKVTSPEQQNPGLPDTGSPSKMKRFRPKIRRQLRKSSREDVLAAAAARRSRATPTIFGLSSGSGDTEILLDASMSTGTLSATTASITTSKISVGSKASAPEVTASTQSEPVVPPSARKKPHSCATPTALLSPKLPTVSSTQSKSNSETFQLKAKSIESLRSVSPGSDSVFYSEADGNAASADQSHCLHCGKEMEGKQQSNTISELAGDSVESIPYIEQDIVKPPSDFADSPVTTKTTQRLYKKMDKRFRSEERYHGERGRHYKTRQENIRAKSEERGRVPSLPNTPVLRPAGSSPCVLPDIKTEQSQHIIYKGHYDAGRYTRLTDDDLWTQLDHQCFDRSRERRASTESEKGFHAKYQVILHRLVQRRCTLEMYHRQKHNSFRVDKTVVVKSDSGEFGFRIHGSKPVVVAAIEPETPAESSGLEVGDIIISVNGVQVLDKHHTEVVKIAHDGCEKLELQVARTIGVLMHEQLEPPSQPIFSGYLWRQSGQAKGAPNSKKWVRRWFSLRPDNCLYYYKTEDDSQPVGAMIMAKHTVDLCSVDIGKPFAFKVDSGEGIPMYVAADSDELANRWLQLLRQAASQDNQWLDKSARCLYQSPTSIQRPDCFGYLLKLGSRWCGWSKRYCVLKDACLYFYQDANSKSAFGMACLHGYKVASMSANASGKKNSFEIIPPETKLRHYFFCTESEMDKKRWISALEYSIDRWIKSG from the exons ATGGATATTGCCTTGCGTGGCACAGCATCAACGACTGgaactggcactggcactg GTCTACATCATGCTGTGTCATTGGGCAACATTGAGGTCTCCGCGAAG AGCACATACTCCAGCCATATAGATAGAAGTTACGATTCCGAAGACGAACACACTAGTCGCCGAAGACTCCGCCACACACTCTCCACCGAGTTACAGCCTCGCACTTCCGTTTACTCACGCGGAGATATTAGGGAACAG taCTGCCTCACAGATCGCCAGTTGCATAGCATAGAGCAACGTCCTAGGAGGGAACGATTCTTTGGCTGCCTTTCTCGGAGAGGACAAACCCAGTCGGGAAGCTTTCTGGGCGGTTGTGTGGGTCGACGAGTGCCCTCTGATGAGAATCTAGCAGCCTATGCTCCATTTGAAAAATATCCACG CTATCAAAACAACTATACTGACACACACGATATGGATAGTTCCTATTTTCGACGTCAGCCGGCTTCCATTTTGAGTACCGGAAAATCGAGTGATACGGATTCGGGAGGGCGCTACAGCTGGATaggacaacagcaacagcaacaacaacaacagcaacagcaagtgCAAATGCaacaaagcaacaacaacaccgaCTATCAAACGGACCACAG GGCAACTTGTTGTACAGCACCACTTGAATCCTTTTACCAGGATGTTTTGCTACGGAATTATTATGTCGAGCTTTGCGCTCCACCAAATCCTACACCACCAACATCACACACCAATCAAATCGCTAATCTAAATGTTTG CTCGTATCACTGCCCCACTTACGCCACCATGCCAACcacacaccaccaccaccacccgcaCCACCAACAGCCCGGTAGTAGTGTCAG GACCAAGCACGTAAGCTTCGCCAGGAGCCACACTCTGACCagctttgacaacgtcaacgcCGGATTTAGATCCTCGGGCCGTTTGAAGTCGGCCAACAGCCAGGAGCGACTGATTGGCGGCAAGAAGCCGATTATTGCCACAGGATCCATGTACGAGACGCTCCAGCCCACAATGCCGAATCCCCAACAGCAGACGCTACCGCCTCAGAGCTCCACGCTGCCAAAAACCTGGCTGCCTCCTCCAGTCCAGCTCCAGCCATGTCATCACCATCCCATACACCTCCATCAGCCAATACCAG ACAACATGGTAGGCCTGATCATCCCACAACCCCTGCCGCTGGCcatgccactgccactgcccagCCCCGAGGTTCTGATTGTCGAGAAGAAGTTCCGCAACGCCATGAAGACCCAGGCCACTCAAACGGACGTGGCTGCCCGTCGCCAGGAGGGCTATAATACCCAGGTTCTGGCCCTGAGTCCCCGGCCGCCGCATCGCATTAAGGTGGTGTCGCAGGGGGCCCAGACCAATGGCCTGCAAAACGGCAAAAAGCTCACAAAAAGCCTCTCGGAGATACCGAACGGCAAGGATGTGCAATCATATCATTATCCTCAGAG TTCCATGTATCCCCACGAGATGATCTACCGCACTCAGTCACAGGATGTGGTTCCGCTCCAGACCCTCTCCGATGCCCAGAACAACATAATGTACTACAAGCCGCCGCCCCCGCTCCTGGATGCCCACAGCTATGGCCTCGGAATGGAACACCTAAGTCGAGGTCGTCCCTCGCCCTCCGTGGAGAACGTGGAGTACGTGAAtgtaaatgccgctgcagtgGCTCTAAACGAAAGCTTCGACTACGAGAGCAATAGTTTGCCTCGCCGGGCATGTACCTCGCATGTCCGCACCGAAACGGACTACTATTCGAACAGCTTGCCGAGAAAACCGGAGAACCTGCACACACACGACGTCTGCAAGCATATAACCGAGTGCTCCGAGCTCATCAACGATACTGTTCCTCTGGACTTTACCCAATCGCATTTACTGCCACCGCCGAGCGAGTACTGCAAGAACGATGATGACGTGGACGTGGAGTACTACGACGATGATGAGGATCCTCCCCACGAAACCGAAAGCTATAGCTCGGAGGTGTGCATCGAACAGGTGGCGGCCCAGAATCGTAGGATGTCCATGCTGCCGCAGATGATCGATTCGCCCTTCCGACGGGATGACATTCGACGCCAATCCATGCCGGTTTACGGACAAACGGAGAAGCTCATTGATGGCTTCGGGCCGAGGAGCTCCTTCCGTCGGCGCGACAAAGTCAGCTGCTTTGCCGACGAGCCTCCGCAGGCCCCTAGCCGCGATGAGCAGGAAATCTTCATCGACTTCAAGCCACACATCTCCCCAAAGCCGAGTCCAAAGTTGCAGCTGAAGCACCGGAAACAGCACAAGGCGGAAATCGCCATGAAGAAGATGCAGCAGCAGAGGATGGCCCAGGCGGCTGCTCTGACTTTGCCGAAACCGAAGCCACAGCCAGTCGAAGTTGAGGTTAGAAAAGTTGAACATGAGCCCAGCgaggacgacgaggaggaggaggatgtcGAAGATGAgcccgaggaggaggaggaggacgatgaagaggaggaggagaagctGGATCCCGATCATCCCGAGGATGAGGAGCCACTCTATGAGAACATCACACCCTCGTGTGGCTGCAAAATCGAACCGATCCAAGCCGATATCCAGGATATCCAGGACAAGAGGTCACAGTTTCGCAAACGATCGGTTAGCCTCGATGATGATTATGCCGCATCGACGGCCCTGACTTCTGGATCCACTCCCGGGCTGAGACTTCCGTCCACCCCGGCCAGTCCTTGCCGGGAGGAGCTGCTGGCCAATGTTTCAACTTATCCATCCTCAGACTCGCTGGCCAATGACAATACACGCGATCATTCTGACGGCATCTGGAATGAGTCGCAGGTTACTGTCTTGACGGCTGAACAGCGCGATATATCCGATGGATCCTACAGCTCCAACCTGCTGCTGACTCCATCGTCCAAACGAAAGAATCTATTGCTGCAGCATCAGCAACGTAGCTCTGTGGATACAGATGCCTTGGATTTCGAGGAACAG AGTCCCACCTATGGCCTGCAAACACTGCCGAAGATCATAAAGACCAGTACTCCAACCACTTCCAGGCCAGCCTCTACCCAACCACTGATACCGCCGCCTGCCATTGCAGTTACCCCATCATCCAATCAACTGCCGGAGTCCTCCATTAGCTCCCCATTGCCCAAAAGGATAATGGTGGCCAGGGGCTCAGTTCCAGATGCCCGTCAGCTGATTTTCATGGGCGGAGCGGCCAAACAAAG ACACTCGGATGCCTCCTTTTTGCCCATGGGCGGGATGGACTACGCCCGGAGTGCGGATATCTCTGAGTGCAGCACCAACACAGATGAGTATGCCACCTGCACGGACAACTCGAAACGTACACCAG TTTCCACGCAAAGCTCGCAGCTGGAGAAGACACATGCCGGCAGCTCCTTTGAAAGTGCCAGCTCCTTGTACTCCATGCGTGAGGATCTGCTGCAGCACGACGAAAAGGATAAGGATAAGGATAAGGAGAAACAGGTTGCTCCTGCCATGACCCAACTGAAATCCCCCATGGGCTCTGTGGCTGAGCTGACCAAGAAGTCACCTTCGCATTCCATCAGTAGCACCACTTCTTCGGGCAGCTGCCCCGTTTCCGGTGTGGCCACCAAGTCTCCTGCCAAGGATGGCCAGCCCCAGACCGCCGTTTCCAGTTCAGGGACGAGCCAAACTAAAGTCAGCACTGCGGAGAGTGCACCACCAGCGGCTGGTAAGCCCAAACCGGATTCCATATCCGAGGACGAAAGGAGCGAGGTGCGGTACTCCTCGTCGGGCTACTACGAGAGTCCCCACGACGAGGACGACGAGGAGCAGGTGACGCGCAGTAAGGCCCGACGACTGCGGCAAGAGGACGAGAGGAAGCGCCGCAAGACCAGCATGAAGCTGGACATCGAGAAGGAGAACATGAGGGCCCTGACTAGTCCTATTAAGAAGCCCGCCACACAGAGCAAGGTCACCTCCCCCGAGCAACAGAATCCTGGCTTGCCCGACACCGGCAGTCCCAGCAAGATGAAACGTTTCCGTCCCAAGATACGACGACAGTTGAGGAAGAGCTCAAGGGAGGATGTcctggcggcggcggcagcccGCAGAAGCCGGGCCACGCCCACTATTTTCGGCCTGAGCAGTGGCAGTGGTGACACGGAGATCCTTCTAGATGCCAGCATGTCCACCGGAACTCTGTCAGCCACAACAGCTTCCATTACCACAAGCAAAATCTCGGTCGGCTCCAAGGCATCTGCCCCAGAGGTTACAGCTTCCACCCAATCGGAGCCGGTGGTGCCCCCTTCCGCCAGAAAGAAGCCCCACAGCTGTGCCACGCCCACGGCCCTGCTCTCGCCCAAACTGCCCACAGTTAGCAGCACTCAGTCAAAATCGAACTCTGAGACTTTCCAGCTAAAAGCCAAGTCCATAGAGTCCTTGCGCTCCGTTTCGCCAGGATCCGACTCGGTTTTCTACAGCGAGGCCGATGGGAATGCCGCCAGTGCTGATCAGAGTCACTGCCTCCATTGCGGCAAGGAGATGGAGGGCAAGCAGCAGAGCAACACAATTAGCGAACTGGCCGGGGACTCGGTGGAGTCCATACCCTACATCGAACAGGATATAGTGAAGCCACCATCGGACTTTGCCGACTCCCCAGTGACCACCAAGACCACGCAGCGCTTGTACAAGAAAATGGACAAGCGCTTCCGATCCGAGGAGCGCTATCACGGCGAAAGGGGCAGGCACTACAAGACCAGGCAGGAAAACATCAGAGCCAAG AGCGAAGAACGTGGACGGGTGCCCAGCTTGCCCAATACTCCTGTCCTGCGCCCCGCTGGCTCTAGTCCTTGTGTCCTGCCGGACATAAAAACGGAGCAGAGTCAGCACATTATATACAAAGGACACTACGACGCAGGACGCTACACACGCTTGACCGACGATGATCTCTGGACTCAGTTAGATCATCAATGCTTTG ATCGTTCTCGGGAACGTCGCGCCTCCACTGAATCCGAAAAAGGCTTCCATGCCAAATACCAAGTCATACTCCATAGACTGGTTCAACGTCGCTGCACCCTGGAAATGTATCATCGCCAAAAACATAACAGCTTTC GCGTGGACAAAACTGTAGTGGTCAAAAGTGATTCGGGGGAATTCGGCTTCCGCATACATGGCTCCAAGCCCGTGGTGGTGGCTGCCATTGAACCAGAGACTCCGGCTGAGAGTTCAGGCCTCGAAGTGGGCGACATCATCATCTCCGTGAACGGGGTTCAGGTTCTGGACAAACATCACACCGAGGTGGTTAAGATCGCCCACGATGGCTGCGAGAAACTGGAGCTACAGGTGGCCAGGACCATTGGAGTCCTTATGCACGAGCAGCTGGAGCCACCAAGTCAGCCGATTTTCAGTGGATACCTGTGGCGACAGAGTGGTCAGGCCAAAGGAGCTCCCAACTCAAAGAAATGGGTTCGACGCTGGTTCTCCCTGAGGCCCGATAACTGTCTCTACTACTACAAAACGGAAGAT GACTCCCAGCCTGTGGGTGCTATGATTATGGCCAAGCACACCGTTGACTTGTGTTCCGTGGACATTGGCAAGCCCTTTGCCTTCAAGGTGGACTCCGGCGAGGGCATCCCCATGTATGTGGCCGCCGACTCCGACGAACTGGCCAACCGATGGCTTCAGCTCCTGCGGCAGGCCGCCTCCCAGGACAACCAGTGGCTGGACAAGAG TGCGCGGTGTCTGTACCAGAGCCCCACCAGCATCCAAAGGCCCGATTGCTTCGGCTATTTACTGAAATTGGGCTCAAGGTGGTGCGGCTGGTCGAAGCGGTATTGTGTTCTTAAGGATGCCTGCCTCTATTTTTACCAAGATGCAAATAGCAAGAGTGCATTCG GCATGGCCTGCTTGCACGGCTACAAAGTGGCCTCAATGTCCGCGAATGCGTCCGGAAAGAAGAACTCGTTCGAGATAATACCACCAGAGACCAAATTGcgtcattattttttttgcaccgAAAGCGAAATGGATAAGAAGCG CTGGATATCCGCACTGGAATACTCCATTGATCGCTGGATAAAGTCCGGGTAA